One Solanum pennellii chromosome 10, SPENNV200 genomic region harbors:
- the LOC107002170 gene encoding arginine decarboxylase, which translates to MPALGCCVESAVSPPLGYSFLSTPEIFSSGVPPSTNAVPLTTHWSPELSSDLYRIDGWGAPYFTVNSSGDISVRPHGTDTLPHQEIDLLKVVKKASDPINSGGLGLQLPLVVRFPDVLKNRLESLQSAFDYAVQSEGYEAHYQGVYPVKCNQDRFVVEDIVKFGSGFRFGLEAGSKPELLLAMSSLCKGSSEGLLVCNGFKDAEYISLALVARKLQLNTVIVLEQEEELDLVIDISRKMAVQPVIGLRAKLRTKHSGHFGSTSGEKGKFGLTTTQILRVVRKLKESGMLDCLQLLHFHIGSQIPSTELLADGVGEAAQVYSELVRLGAGMKFIDIGGGLGIDYDGTKSSDSDVSVGYGLQDYASTVVQAVRFVCDRKNVKHPVICSESGRAIVSHHSVLIFEAVSSTTTRSQELSSMSLHSFVEKLNDDARADYRNLSAAAIRGEYDTCMLYADQLKQRCVDQFKDGNLDIEQLAAVDAVCEFVSKAIGASDPVSTYHVNLSVFTSIPDFWAIDQLFPIVPIHKLDERPSALGILSDLTCDSDGKIDKFIGGESSLPLHELGSGNSAPYYLGMFLGGAYEEALGGLHNLFGGPSVLRVSQSDSPHSFAVTYAVPGPSCADVLRAMQHEPELMFETLKHRAEEFVHKEEEVEVSLANSLNQSFHNMPYLAPHSSCCFTAAANSGGYYYCNDENIVGVGAECAIGEEEFWPYCVA; encoded by the coding sequence ATGCCTGCTTTAGGTTGTTGTGTAGAATCTGCTGTTTCCCCTCCTCTTGGctattccttcctttccacGCCGGAGATTTTTTCCTCCGGCGTACCTCCGTCGACAAACGCTGTCCCTCTTACCACCCATTGGTCGCCGGAGCTTTCATCCGATCTGTATCGTATTGATGGTTGGGGTGCTCCGTATTTCACCGTTAATTCTTCCGGTGATATATCTGTCAGGCCCCATGGTACAGATACCCTTCCTCACCAAGAAATTGATCTCCTGAAGGTCGTGAAAAAGGCTTCCGACCCGATAAATTCTGGTGGGCTCGGGTTACAGCTTCCACTCGTTGTTCGGTTTCCTGATGTTTTGAAGAACAGATTGGAGTCTCTTCAATCGGCTTTTGATTATGCTGTTCAATCTGAAGGATATGAGGCTCATTACCAAGGTGTTTATCCTGTAAAATGCAATCAGGACCGGTTCGTTGTTGAAGATATTGTCAAATTCGGGTCGGGTTTCCGATTTGGTCTTGAAGCTGGGTCAAAACCTGAGCTCCTCCTGGCCATGAGCTCTCTATGCAAGGGCAGCTCGGAGGGTCTTCTTGTATGCAACGGATTCAAGGATGCAGAATACATTTCACTTGCTTTGGTTGCAAGAAAGCTCCAGTTGAACACGGTGATTGTGCTCGAACAAGAGGAGGAGCTTGATTTGGTGATTGACATCAGCCGTAAAATGGCGGTCCAGCCTGTAATTGGGCTCCGGGCTAAGCTTAGGACCAAACATTCCGGTCATTTTGGATCCACTTCTGGAGAGAAAGGCAAGTTTGGGCTTACAACAACTCAGATCCTTCGTGTGGTGAGGAAACTCAAAGAATCCGGAATGTTAGATTGTCTTCAGCTGCTGCATTTCCACATTGGATCTCAGATCCCTTCAACGGAGTTGCTTGCTGATGGTGTTGGTGAGGCTGCTCAGGTTTATTCTGAGTTAGTCCGCCTTGGTGCTGGCATGAAATTCATTGATATTGGTGGTGGGCTTGGAATTGATTATGATGGTACCAAATCTTCCGATTCTGATGTTTCCGTCGGATATGGCCTTCAGGATTACGCCTCTACAGTTGTTCAAGCTGTCCGGTTTGTTTGTGACCGGAAGAACGTGAAGCATCCGGTGATCTGTAGCGAAAGTGGCAGAGCAATTGTATCTCATCACTCTGTTCTGATATTTGAAGCGGTGTCTTCAACTACCACGCGTTCTCAAGAGCTGTCCTCTATGAGTCTCCACTCGTTCGTGGAGAAACTCAATGATGACGCTCGTGCCGATTACCGGAATCTATCTGCTGCTGCTATTCGCGGAGAGTACGATACCTGTATGCTTTATGCCGATCAGTTGAAACAGAGATGTGTGGATCAGTTCAAAGATGGTAATCTGGACATTGAACAGCTTGCTGCCGTAGATGCCGTCTGTGAGTTTGTGTCAAAAGCTATTGGTGCTTCTGACCCTGTTAGCACATATCATGTGAATCTGTCCGTTTTCACTTCAATTCCTGATTTCTGGGCAATCGACCAACTATTCCCGATTGTTCCCATCCACAAGCTAGACGAACGTCCTTCAGCTCTGGGAATTCTATCCGACTTGACATGTGACAGTGATGGAAAGATCGATAAATTCATCGGAGGCGAGTCAAGCTTGCCTCTCCATGAATTGGGAAGTGGAAACAGCGCACCATATTATCTGGGAATGTTTTTAGGCGGGGCATATGAGGAAGCCCTCGGCGGACTCCATAACCTATTTGGCGGACCAAGCGTCCTGCGTGTGTCACAGAGCGACAGCCCTCACAGCTTCGCTGTAACCTATGCAGTCCCTGGGCCTTCCTGTGCTGACGTCCTCCGAGCAATGCAACACGAGCCTGAACTCATGTTCGAGACACTCAAGCACCGTGCAGAGGAATTCGTGCACAAGGAAGAAGAAGTAGAAGTCTCATTGGCCAATAGCCTAAATCAGTCGTTCCACAACATGCCATATCTTGCGCCACATTCATCCTGCTGCTTTACTGCTGCTGCAAACAGCGgtgggtattactattgcaatGATGAGAATATTGTTGGTGTTGGCGCAGAATGTGCAATAGGGGAGGAAGAATTTTGGCCATACTGCGTTGCTTGA